Proteins from a single region of Parambassis ranga chromosome 16, fParRan2.1, whole genome shotgun sequence:
- the selenbp1 gene encoding methanethiol oxidase isoform X1, whose product MFVSSCSGCGPGYRSPLDAMKGPREEIVYLPCIYRNTGTLKPDYLATVDVDPKSSTYCQVIHRLPMPNLRDELHHSGWNACSSCFGDASKKRNRLILPSLISSRIYVVDVGTDPRAPKIHKMVEPVDLYMKCGLANPHTSHCLGSGQIMISCMGDPSGNGKGGFVLLDGETFEIIGNWERPDEAAPFGYDFWYQPRNNVMISTEWGAPRALIDGFNPAHVKEGRYGSCLHVWDWTSHRKLQTLDLGGEGAIPLEVRFLHEPSATEGFVGCALGGTVFRFYKTPKGDWAAEKVISVPSKKVEGWMLPEMPGLITDILISLDDRFLYFSNWLHGDIRQYDITDRRSPRLVGQVFLGGSILSDGPVKVLKDPENQQQPNPRIIQGKRIHGGPQMLQLSLDGRRLYVTTSLYSGWDKQFYPDMIREGSVMMQINVDSVNGGLSLNEDFLVDFGKEPDGPALAHELRYPGGDCTSDIWL is encoded by the exons atgtttgtgt CCAGCTGTTCAGGATGTGGCCCGGGATACCGCAGCCCGCTGGACGCCATGAAGG GTCCTCGGGAGGAGATCGTCTACCTGCCCTGCATCTACCGCAACACCGGCACCCTGAAACCCGACTACTTGGCCACCGTCGATGTTGACCCCAAATCCTCCACCTACTGCCAG GTGATCCACCGGCTGCCGATGCCGAACCTTCGTGATGAGCTGCATCACTCCGGCTGGAacgcctgcagcagctgcttcggAGACGCTTCCAAGAAAAGAAACCGGCTGATCCTGCCGTCGCTGATTTCATCCAGAATCTACGTGGTCGACGTCGGGACGGATCCCAGAGCGCCAAAAATCCACAAG ATGGTGGAACCCGTTGATCTGTACATGAAGTGCGGCCTGGCGAACCCTCACACCAGCCACTGCCTGGGCAGCGGGCAGATCATGATCAGCTGCATGGGAGACCCCTCCGGGAATGGCAAAG GTGGTTTCGTTCTGCTGGACGGTGAGACGTTCGAGATCATTGGGAACTGGGAGCGCCCTGATGAGGCCGCCCCTTTCGGTTATGACTTCTGGTACCAGCCGCGGAACAATGTGATGATCAGCACCGAGTGGGGGGCTCCCAGAGCTCTGATCGACGGCTTCAATCCTGCTCATGTCAAAGAGG GTCGCTACGGCAGCTGCCTCCATGTTTGGGACTGGACCAgccacaggaagctgcagacTCTGGATCTGGGTGGAGAGGGCGCTATTCCTCTGGAGGTCCGATTCCTTCATGAGCCAAGTGCCACCGAGGGCTTCGTAGGATGCGCTCTGGGAGGAACCGTCTTCAGATTCTACAAAACGCCG AAAGGTGACTGGGCGGCTGAGAAGGTCATCAGTGTCCCCAGCAAGAAGGTGGAGGGGTGGATGCTGCCGGAGATGCCAG GTCTGATCACAGACATCCTGATCTCATTGGACGACCGCTTTCTCTACTTCAGTAACTGGCTGCATGGTGACATCAGACAGtatgacatcacagacagaaGAAGCCCACGATTGGTCGGCCAG GTGTTCCTCGGAGGAAGTATCCTCAGTGACGGGCCGGTCAAAGTCCTGAAGGACCCGGAGAACCAGCAGCAGCCCAACCCCCGCATCATCCAG gggAAGCGCATCCATGGCGGTCCTCagatgctgcagctcagcttggACGGTCGCAGACTTTATGTGACAACGTCTCTGTACAGCGGCTGGGACAAACAGTTTTACCCAGACATGATCAG AGAGGGGTCGGTGATGATGCAGATCAACGTGGACTCTGTGAATGGCGGTCTGTCCCTGAATGAGGACTTCCTGGTGGATTTTGGTAAAGAGCCCGACGGCCCGGCTCTGGCTCATGAGCTGAGGTATCCAGGAGGAGACTGCACCTCCGACATCTGGCTGTGA
- the pi4kb gene encoding phosphatidylinositol 4-kinase beta isoform X2: MEDTEQDLSPAPSDPNSPSPSVSSSPSLSLPSTPSSSCGPPAAITPPLGVISEGVGELSLVIDAEVAQRACQEVLQKVKLRQEEGDGGPQQNGVAPDTEPSDPPVVKPSKICEEGDPEGPAPGSVKSARRRQRHNPSKQSWLLRLFESKLFDVSMAISYLHNSKEPGVQAYIGNRLFSFPHEEVDFYLPQLLNMYIHMDEDVGDAIKPYVVHRCRQSISFSLQCAWLLGAYSSDMHISTQRHSRGTKLRKLILSDELKPAGPRARRDPLTLSPFCPTASAAGPGPLGADHGLSPSKRTHQRSKSDATVSISLSSNLKRTASNPKVESSQDEPVRLAPQREFIKSLMGIGKRLATLPTKEQKTQRLISELSLLNHKLPARVWLPTAAFDHHVVRVPHTQAVVLNSKDKAPYLIYVEVLECENFETSSVPIRIPENRIRSTRSVENLPDCGMTAEQRAGSFSVVPNYDNDDEAWSVDDIGELQVELPEVHTNSCDNISQFSVDSITSLESKEPVFIAAGDIRRRLSEQLAQAPTTFKRDPEDPSAVALKEPWEEKVRRIREGSPYGHLPNWRLLSVIVKCGDDLRQELLAFQVLQQLKSIWEQERVPLWIKPYKILVLSSDSGMIEPVVNAVSLHQVKKQSQLSLLDYFLQEHGATTTEAFLSAQRNFVQSCAGYSLICYLLQVKDRHNGNILLDAEGHIIHIDFGFILSSSPKNLGFETSAFKLTSEFVDVMGGPDGDMFNYYKMLMLQGLIAARKHMDRVLQIVEIMQQGSQLPCFHGSSTMRGLKERFHMSLTEEQLQLLIDQLVDGSMRSLTTKLYDGFQYLTNGIM, encoded by the exons ATGGAGGACACAGAGCAGGATCTTTCCCCCGCCCCCTCTGACCCGAACAGCCCCTCcccctccgtctcctcctccccctccttgtCTCTCCCCTCCACCCCGTCCTCGTCCTGCGGCCCTCCTGCGGCCATCACCCCTCCCTTGGGCGTGATCAGCGAGGGTGTGGGTGAGCTCAGCCTGGTGATCGACGCCGAGGTGGCCCAGCGTGCCTGTCAGGAGGTGCTGCAGAAGGTGAAGCTGCGGCAGGAGGAGGGCGATGGAGGCCCCCAGCAGAACGGGGTGGCGCCGGACACAGAACCTTCTGACCCCCCCGTGGTCAAACCGTCAAAAATTTGTGAGGAGGGTGATCCCGAAGGCCCGGCGCCCGGCTCGGTGAAGAGCGCTCGGAGGCGGCAGAGACACAATCCCTCCAAACAGTCGTGGCTGCTGCGGCTGTTTGAGTCCAAACTGTTTGACGTTTCCATGGCGATCTCCTACCTGCATAACTCCAAGGAGCCGGGCGTCCAGGCGTACATCGGAAACCGCCTGTTCAGCTTCCCCCATGAAGAGGTGGACTTCTACCTGCCGCAGCTGCTCAACATGTACATCCACATGGACGAGGACGTCGGGGACGCCATCAAGCCTTACGTG GTGCACCGCTGCAGGCAGAGCATCTCCTTCAGCCTGCAGTGCGCCTGGCTGCTGGGGGCGTACTCCTCCGACATGCACATCTCCACCCAGCGCCACTCACGAGGAACCAAACTGAGGAAGCTCATCCTGTCTGATGAACTCAAACCTGCAGGGCCTCGGGCCCGCAGGGACCCCCTGACCCTGTCGCCATTTTGTCCCACTGCATCGGCCGCCGGCCCCGGGCCCCTAGGAGCAGACCACGGCCTGTCACCATCCAAACGGACACACCAACGCTCCAAGTCAGACGCCACCGTCAGCATCAGTTTAAGCAGCAACCTGAAGAGAACCGCCAGCAACCCGAAGGTGGAGAGCAGCCAGGATGAG CCGGTGCGCCTGGCTCCTCAGAGGGAGTTCATCAAGTCTCTGATGGGCATCGGGAAGCGTCTGGCCACGCTGCCCACCAAAGAGCAGAAGACCCAGCGGCTCATCTCCGAGCTGTCGCTGCTCAACCACAAGCTGCCGGCTCGAGTCTGGCTGCCCACCGCCGCCTTCGACCACCATGTGGTGCGCGTGCCGCACACGCAGGCCGTGGTGCTCAACTCCAAAGACAAGGCCCCGTACCTGATCTACGTGGAGGTTCTGGAGTGTGAGAACTTCGAGACGTCCAGCGTTCCAATCCGGATCCCGGAGAACAGGATCAGGAGCACGCGCTCCGTGGAGAACCTCCCAGACTGCGGCATGACGGCGGAGCAACGAGCCGGAAGCTTCTCCGTCGTCCCGAACTACGACAACGACGACGAGGCCTGGTCTGTGGACGACATCGgagagctgcaggtggag ctcccagAGGTCCACACTAACAGCTGTGATAACATCAGTCAGTTCTCAGTGGACAGCATCACCAGTCTGGAGAGTAAAGAGCCTGTGTTCATAGCTGCTGGAGACAtcag gcgaCGCCTGTCGGAGCAGCTGGCTCAGGCCCCCACCACTTTTAAACGGGACCCTGAGGACCCCTCAGCTGTGGCCCTGAAGGAACCCTGGGAGGAGAAAGTCCG gaggatcAGAGAGGGCTCTCCTTATGGGCACCTTCCAAACTGGAGGCTCCTGTCTGTCATTGTTAAATGTGGAGACGACCTGCGGCAGGAGCTGCTCGCCTtccaggtgctgcagcagctcaag TCGATCTGGGAGCAGGAGCGCGTCCCGCTCTGGATAAAGCCCTATAAGATCCTGGTGCTGTCGTCGGACAGCGGGATGATCGAGCCCGTGGTGAACGCCGTGTCGCTCCATCAGGTGAAGAAGCAGAGTCAGCTGTCTCTgctcgactacttcctgcaggaACACGGCGCTACGACCACCGAGGCCTTCCTGTCGGCGCAGAGGAACTTTGTGCAGAGCTGCGCCGGCTACAGCCTCATCTGCTACCTGCTGCAGGTCAAGGACAG GCACAACGGGAACATCCTGCTGGACGCGGAGGGCCACATCATCCACATCGACTTCGGCTTCATCCTCTCCAGCTCGCCTAAAAACCTCGGCTTCGAGACGTCCGCCTTCAAACTCACCTCTGAGTTTGTGGAT GTGATGGGCGGCCCAGACGGCGACATGTTTAACTACTATaagatgctgatgctgcaggGCCTGATCGCCGCCCGGAAGCACATGGACCGCGTGCTGCAGATCGTGGAGATCATGCAGCAAG gctCCCAGCTGCCCTGCTTCCACGGCTCCAGCACCATGCGAGGACTGAAGGAGCGCTTCCACATGAGCCTGacggaggagcagctgcagctgctgatcgaTCAGCTGGTGGACGGATCGATGAGGTCGCTCACCACCAAACTGTACGACGGCTTCCAGTACCTCACCAACGGCATCATGTGA
- the LOC114448323 gene encoding retinol dehydrogenase 12, with amino-acid sequence MKAAAPGGFLVLPWRSGGGGGGSSDLGAEEEGQGGLLLKCGAVLGVTLICVAVLRKWIAGGVCRCAVRLDGKTVLITGANTGIGKETSRDLARRGARVVMACRDLARAEQAAEEIRRSTGNGNVVIRHLDLASIYSVKQFAKEFLDSEDRLDILINNAGVMMCPKWLTEDGFETQLGVNHLGHFMLTNLLLPKLKSSAPSRVINVSSMVHRGGRIDFDDLFFSKRPYSPLESYRQSKLANILFSRELARRLRGSGVSSFSLHPGVIRTELSRHVEGWFPLLGVLLRLPSLLLMKTPTQGCQTTLYCALMPGLERLSGRYFSDCAEQDPAPEGQDNVAAGKLWEESARLVGLKDTC; translated from the exons atgaaagctgcagctccgGGAGGATTCCTGGTCCTGCCATGgcgcagcggcggcggcggcgggggCAGCTCAGACCTaggggcggaggaggagggtcaGGGGGGTCTGCTGCTAAAGTGTGGAGCCGTGCTGGGAGTCACTCTGATCT gtgtGGCAGTGCTCAGGAAGTGGATTGCAGGAGGAGTGTGTCGCTGTGCGGTTCGCCTGGATGGAAAGACGGTTCTGATCACCGGGGCAAACACCGGCATCGGCAAAGAGACCAGCAGAGACCTGGCCCGCAGAG GGGCCCGGGTGGTGATGGCGTGCAGGGACCTGGCCCGGGCAGAGCAAGCGGCGGAGGAGATCCGGCGGTCAACAGGAAACGGAAACGTGGTGATCAGACACCTGGACCTGGCCTCCATTTACTCCGTTAAACAGTTCGCTAAGGAGTTCCTGGACAGCGAAGACAGACTGGACATCCTCATCAACAACGCAG gagtCATGATGTGTCCAAAATGGCTGACGGAAGATGGTTTTGAGACTCAGCTGGGTGTCAATCATCTGGGTCACTTCATGTTAACCAATCTGCTGCTGCCAAAGCTGAAGAGCTCCGCCCCCAGCCGCGTGATCAACGTGTCATCCATGGTCCACCGTGGTG GGCGTATTGACTTCGATGACCTGTTCTTCAGCAAACGCCCGTACAGCCCTCTGGAGAGCTACCGACAGAGCAAACTGGCCAACATCCTGTTCTCCAGAGAACTTGCCCGCCGCctcagag GTTCTGGTGTGTCGTCCTTCTCTCTCCACCCGGGTGTGATCCGGACTGAGCTGAGCCGTCATGTTGAGGGCTGGTTCCCCCTGCTGGGGGTGCTGCTGAGACTTccatctctgctgctgatgaagacGCCCACGCAGGGCTGCCAGACCACTCTGTACTGCGCCCTCATGCCAGGCCTGGAGAGACTGTCAGGGCGGTACTTCAG CGACTGCGCCGAGCAGGATCCGGCTCCAGAGGGACAGGACAACGTGGCGGCAGGGAAGCTGTGGGAGGAGAGCGCTCGTCTGGTTGGACTGAAGGAcacctgttga
- the pi4kb gene encoding phosphatidylinositol 4-kinase beta isoform X1: MEDTEQDLSPAPSDPNSPSPSVSSSPSLSLPSTPSSSCGPPAAITPPLGVISEGVGELSLVIDAEVAQRACQEVLQKVKLRQEEGDGGPQQNGVAPDTEPSDPPVVKPSKICEEGDPEGPAPGSVKSARRRQRHNPSKQSWLLRLFESKLFDVSMAISYLHNSKEPGVQAYIGNRLFSFPHEEVDFYLPQLLNMYIHMDEDVGDAIKPYVVHRCRQSISFSLQCAWLLGAYSSDMHISTQRHSRGTKLRKLILSDELKPAGPRARRDPLTLSPFCPTASAAGPGPLGADHGLSPSKRTHQRSKSDATVSISLSSNLKRTASNPKVESSQDEDSSSSSDSLEFDSGPPVRLAPQREFIKSLMGIGKRLATLPTKEQKTQRLISELSLLNHKLPARVWLPTAAFDHHVVRVPHTQAVVLNSKDKAPYLIYVEVLECENFETSSVPIRIPENRIRSTRSVENLPDCGMTAEQRAGSFSVVPNYDNDDEAWSVDDIGELQVELPEVHTNSCDNISQFSVDSITSLESKEPVFIAAGDIRRRLSEQLAQAPTTFKRDPEDPSAVALKEPWEEKVRRIREGSPYGHLPNWRLLSVIVKCGDDLRQELLAFQVLQQLKSIWEQERVPLWIKPYKILVLSSDSGMIEPVVNAVSLHQVKKQSQLSLLDYFLQEHGATTTEAFLSAQRNFVQSCAGYSLICYLLQVKDRHNGNILLDAEGHIIHIDFGFILSSSPKNLGFETSAFKLTSEFVDVMGGPDGDMFNYYKMLMLQGLIAARKHMDRVLQIVEIMQQGSQLPCFHGSSTMRGLKERFHMSLTEEQLQLLIDQLVDGSMRSLTTKLYDGFQYLTNGIM, encoded by the exons ATGGAGGACACAGAGCAGGATCTTTCCCCCGCCCCCTCTGACCCGAACAGCCCCTCcccctccgtctcctcctccccctccttgtCTCTCCCCTCCACCCCGTCCTCGTCCTGCGGCCCTCCTGCGGCCATCACCCCTCCCTTGGGCGTGATCAGCGAGGGTGTGGGTGAGCTCAGCCTGGTGATCGACGCCGAGGTGGCCCAGCGTGCCTGTCAGGAGGTGCTGCAGAAGGTGAAGCTGCGGCAGGAGGAGGGCGATGGAGGCCCCCAGCAGAACGGGGTGGCGCCGGACACAGAACCTTCTGACCCCCCCGTGGTCAAACCGTCAAAAATTTGTGAGGAGGGTGATCCCGAAGGCCCGGCGCCCGGCTCGGTGAAGAGCGCTCGGAGGCGGCAGAGACACAATCCCTCCAAACAGTCGTGGCTGCTGCGGCTGTTTGAGTCCAAACTGTTTGACGTTTCCATGGCGATCTCCTACCTGCATAACTCCAAGGAGCCGGGCGTCCAGGCGTACATCGGAAACCGCCTGTTCAGCTTCCCCCATGAAGAGGTGGACTTCTACCTGCCGCAGCTGCTCAACATGTACATCCACATGGACGAGGACGTCGGGGACGCCATCAAGCCTTACGTG GTGCACCGCTGCAGGCAGAGCATCTCCTTCAGCCTGCAGTGCGCCTGGCTGCTGGGGGCGTACTCCTCCGACATGCACATCTCCACCCAGCGCCACTCACGAGGAACCAAACTGAGGAAGCTCATCCTGTCTGATGAACTCAAACCTGCAGGGCCTCGGGCCCGCAGGGACCCCCTGACCCTGTCGCCATTTTGTCCCACTGCATCGGCCGCCGGCCCCGGGCCCCTAGGAGCAGACCACGGCCTGTCACCATCCAAACGGACACACCAACGCTCCAAGTCAGACGCCACCGTCAGCATCAGTTTAAGCAGCAACCTGAAGAGAACCGCCAGCAACCCGAAGGTGGAGAGCAGCCAGGATGAG gacagcagctccagctccgaCAGTCTGGAGTTTGATTCGGGTCCA CCGGTGCGCCTGGCTCCTCAGAGGGAGTTCATCAAGTCTCTGATGGGCATCGGGAAGCGTCTGGCCACGCTGCCCACCAAAGAGCAGAAGACCCAGCGGCTCATCTCCGAGCTGTCGCTGCTCAACCACAAGCTGCCGGCTCGAGTCTGGCTGCCCACCGCCGCCTTCGACCACCATGTGGTGCGCGTGCCGCACACGCAGGCCGTGGTGCTCAACTCCAAAGACAAGGCCCCGTACCTGATCTACGTGGAGGTTCTGGAGTGTGAGAACTTCGAGACGTCCAGCGTTCCAATCCGGATCCCGGAGAACAGGATCAGGAGCACGCGCTCCGTGGAGAACCTCCCAGACTGCGGCATGACGGCGGAGCAACGAGCCGGAAGCTTCTCCGTCGTCCCGAACTACGACAACGACGACGAGGCCTGGTCTGTGGACGACATCGgagagctgcaggtggag ctcccagAGGTCCACACTAACAGCTGTGATAACATCAGTCAGTTCTCAGTGGACAGCATCACCAGTCTGGAGAGTAAAGAGCCTGTGTTCATAGCTGCTGGAGACAtcag gcgaCGCCTGTCGGAGCAGCTGGCTCAGGCCCCCACCACTTTTAAACGGGACCCTGAGGACCCCTCAGCTGTGGCCCTGAAGGAACCCTGGGAGGAGAAAGTCCG gaggatcAGAGAGGGCTCTCCTTATGGGCACCTTCCAAACTGGAGGCTCCTGTCTGTCATTGTTAAATGTGGAGACGACCTGCGGCAGGAGCTGCTCGCCTtccaggtgctgcagcagctcaag TCGATCTGGGAGCAGGAGCGCGTCCCGCTCTGGATAAAGCCCTATAAGATCCTGGTGCTGTCGTCGGACAGCGGGATGATCGAGCCCGTGGTGAACGCCGTGTCGCTCCATCAGGTGAAGAAGCAGAGTCAGCTGTCTCTgctcgactacttcctgcaggaACACGGCGCTACGACCACCGAGGCCTTCCTGTCGGCGCAGAGGAACTTTGTGCAGAGCTGCGCCGGCTACAGCCTCATCTGCTACCTGCTGCAGGTCAAGGACAG GCACAACGGGAACATCCTGCTGGACGCGGAGGGCCACATCATCCACATCGACTTCGGCTTCATCCTCTCCAGCTCGCCTAAAAACCTCGGCTTCGAGACGTCCGCCTTCAAACTCACCTCTGAGTTTGTGGAT GTGATGGGCGGCCCAGACGGCGACATGTTTAACTACTATaagatgctgatgctgcaggGCCTGATCGCCGCCCGGAAGCACATGGACCGCGTGCTGCAGATCGTGGAGATCATGCAGCAAG gctCCCAGCTGCCCTGCTTCCACGGCTCCAGCACCATGCGAGGACTGAAGGAGCGCTTCCACATGAGCCTGacggaggagcagctgcagctgctgatcgaTCAGCTGGTGGACGGATCGATGAGGTCGCTCACCACCAAACTGTACGACGGCTTCCAGTACCTCACCAACGGCATCATGTGA
- the selenbp1 gene encoding methanethiol oxidase isoform X2 — MASCSGCGPGYRSPLDAMKGPREEIVYLPCIYRNTGTLKPDYLATVDVDPKSSTYCQVIHRLPMPNLRDELHHSGWNACSSCFGDASKKRNRLILPSLISSRIYVVDVGTDPRAPKIHKMVEPVDLYMKCGLANPHTSHCLGSGQIMISCMGDPSGNGKGGFVLLDGETFEIIGNWERPDEAAPFGYDFWYQPRNNVMISTEWGAPRALIDGFNPAHVKEGRYGSCLHVWDWTSHRKLQTLDLGGEGAIPLEVRFLHEPSATEGFVGCALGGTVFRFYKTPKGDWAAEKVISVPSKKVEGWMLPEMPGLITDILISLDDRFLYFSNWLHGDIRQYDITDRRSPRLVGQVFLGGSILSDGPVKVLKDPENQQQPNPRIIQGKRIHGGPQMLQLSLDGRRLYVTTSLYSGWDKQFYPDMIREGSVMMQINVDSVNGGLSLNEDFLVDFGKEPDGPALAHELRYPGGDCTSDIWL, encoded by the exons ATGG CCAGCTGTTCAGGATGTGGCCCGGGATACCGCAGCCCGCTGGACGCCATGAAGG GTCCTCGGGAGGAGATCGTCTACCTGCCCTGCATCTACCGCAACACCGGCACCCTGAAACCCGACTACTTGGCCACCGTCGATGTTGACCCCAAATCCTCCACCTACTGCCAG GTGATCCACCGGCTGCCGATGCCGAACCTTCGTGATGAGCTGCATCACTCCGGCTGGAacgcctgcagcagctgcttcggAGACGCTTCCAAGAAAAGAAACCGGCTGATCCTGCCGTCGCTGATTTCATCCAGAATCTACGTGGTCGACGTCGGGACGGATCCCAGAGCGCCAAAAATCCACAAG ATGGTGGAACCCGTTGATCTGTACATGAAGTGCGGCCTGGCGAACCCTCACACCAGCCACTGCCTGGGCAGCGGGCAGATCATGATCAGCTGCATGGGAGACCCCTCCGGGAATGGCAAAG GTGGTTTCGTTCTGCTGGACGGTGAGACGTTCGAGATCATTGGGAACTGGGAGCGCCCTGATGAGGCCGCCCCTTTCGGTTATGACTTCTGGTACCAGCCGCGGAACAATGTGATGATCAGCACCGAGTGGGGGGCTCCCAGAGCTCTGATCGACGGCTTCAATCCTGCTCATGTCAAAGAGG GTCGCTACGGCAGCTGCCTCCATGTTTGGGACTGGACCAgccacaggaagctgcagacTCTGGATCTGGGTGGAGAGGGCGCTATTCCTCTGGAGGTCCGATTCCTTCATGAGCCAAGTGCCACCGAGGGCTTCGTAGGATGCGCTCTGGGAGGAACCGTCTTCAGATTCTACAAAACGCCG AAAGGTGACTGGGCGGCTGAGAAGGTCATCAGTGTCCCCAGCAAGAAGGTGGAGGGGTGGATGCTGCCGGAGATGCCAG GTCTGATCACAGACATCCTGATCTCATTGGACGACCGCTTTCTCTACTTCAGTAACTGGCTGCATGGTGACATCAGACAGtatgacatcacagacagaaGAAGCCCACGATTGGTCGGCCAG GTGTTCCTCGGAGGAAGTATCCTCAGTGACGGGCCGGTCAAAGTCCTGAAGGACCCGGAGAACCAGCAGCAGCCCAACCCCCGCATCATCCAG gggAAGCGCATCCATGGCGGTCCTCagatgctgcagctcagcttggACGGTCGCAGACTTTATGTGACAACGTCTCTGTACAGCGGCTGGGACAAACAGTTTTACCCAGACATGATCAG AGAGGGGTCGGTGATGATGCAGATCAACGTGGACTCTGTGAATGGCGGTCTGTCCCTGAATGAGGACTTCCTGGTGGATTTTGGTAAAGAGCCCGACGGCCCGGCTCTGGCTCATGAGCTGAGGTATCCAGGAGGAGACTGCACCTCCGACATCTGGCTGTGA